Part of the Blastocatellia bacterium genome, ATTTTGCTTGAGGGGGACGCCGGCCAGACTCGACAGCAACGCGATCAACTCGGCCGCCGAGGCGCTATCGCCTTCGACCATCTCGTAGGATTGCTCGAAGCAGAGGCTGGCGGCGAGGCTCAGGGGTTTATCCTGAGCGTAGCGAGCCCCCACATAGCCGCTGAGGATGAGCACGCCCTTGTCGTGGATATTGCCGCTCAGTCGCGAGCGCCGTTCGATATTGATGACGCCTTCTCGTCCCATGAAGGTCTCGCAGGTGATGCGCGTCGGACGACCGAAACTGTAATCGCCGAGACTCAGAACGGCCAATCCGTTGATTTGCCCGGGAACGGCTCCCGTCACATCCACCAGAATGTCACCGCGCGCGATCATCTCCTGAATCCGCTCCTCGACGCGATTGGAGCGGAAGATCTTCTCCTCGATGGCGCGTTCGACATCGGCGCGCGTGACCTGCGCGTGACCCGCCTGACGCGCCCAGAAGCTGGCCTCCCGCAGAACATCCGAGACCTCGCCAAACTGCGTCGAGAGTTTGGTCTGATCTCCGGCCAGCCGCGAGCTGTACTCGATGATGGCGGCGACAGCATCTCGATCGAAGTGAGCCAGCCCCTCCCGATCGCAGCAGGATTTGATGAAATACGCATATTGCAGGAGATTCTCCGGCGTGCGATCCATCTGAGTATCGAAGTCGGCCTTCACCTTAAAGAGCTTGCGAAAATCCTCGTCGAAGGTGTAAAGCAACAGGTGCAGGAGCGGACTGCCGATGAGAACGATCTTCACATCCACGGCGATGGGTTCGGGCCGCAACCCCGTCGTACTCACCAACCCGTATTGGGTCGCAACATCTTCGATCCTCAACTCGCCGCTTTCGACGACGCGCTTGAGGGAATCCCAGACGAAGGGATATTTCAATACGTCCAGCGCTTCAACGACGAGGAAGCCCCCGTTGGCGCGGAGGATCGAACCGGCTTTGATCTTGGTGAAGTCCGTCACCAGAGCGCCAAATCGAGCCTCGCGCTCGATGGCCCCGAACATATTGGTGTAGGTCGGATTGGGCTCGAAGACGATGGGAGCGCCCTGCGTGTCGGAGTTATCCACCAGTACATTCACCTGGTAGGGGACAAAAGGTGAGGTCTCCTCCACCCGAAGGCCGGGCGTCGGCTCGGCTTCGGGTTTGCGCTTGAAGACCTCGCGATTCTCCAGCACACTCTCCTGAACCTGATCGAGATAGTCGAGCACCTCCGGATAGTCGCTATACCGACGCTTCAGTTCGTCGGCGAACTGGCGAACGATGAACAGGAGGGTGAGCCGCTCCAGCTCCTCGGCTCTCTCACGGGCCTGGCGTTCGAGTGCTCTCACGTCATCGAGCAGTCGGGCGATCTCTTCGTTGAACTCCTGCAATCGCCGTCGCAGCGCTTCCCGAACCGTCTCGGGAAGGGCGTCGTATTCTTCCTGGCTGATGGGCTTGCCGTTGACGAGCGGGCGGGTGACGATCCCTGTGGGAGTGATGCGAAACTGAATCCCCTCGCGGCTGGCCCGCTGCTCCAGTTGCGCAAACAGGGCAGCACTCGACTCCTGATAGCGGCGGACGATCTCCGCTTGCTGATCCTCGTACTCTTTGCTCTGGAGCGCCTTGGGAATCTCCTCCCGCAGTCGGGCGATGAAACCATCCATATCGCGCTTGAGCTGGCGACCCATTCCAGCCGGCAAATGCAGTGCCCGAGGCCGATCCGGATCCCGAAAATTATTGACCAAACAGACATCCCCCGGAACCGGCCTCTGGCGGGCCAGATCATCGAGCATGGCACGGATGAGACTCGTCTTGCCCGTACCCGGCGGCCCGGTGAGGAACAAATTGTAGCCCCGGGATTCGATGTTCAAGCCAAAACGAATCGCCGATACCGCCCGCTTCTGTCCGATGAACCCAGCGGGAGGCGGCAAGCTCGCCGTCGTTTCAAAATCGAAGACCGTGGGATCGCACGCGGCATACACGTCTTCGGCCGACAATCGTCGAATCTCTCTCACGATGACACGCTCCTTATCTCCATATCGCAAACGGGAGATAAGCTTACACGAAGTCCGGCGGAAGAAGGAATCGAAAAACGCTCCATCACCACGAGGGCGTCGAGCGCTCCGCCCGGGATTCGGTCATTTCGGAAGGGCTCACCACAACAGCCTCCCTCAGCCCCCTGGATGAGCCATCGGTCGCCGGTCAGGCAAAGGTTCCATCCGGGATGCGCTCAGGGCAACTCCCCTTGAGGCAGCGCGCGACGGGAATCCCTTCCTCCTCGTGATCGAAGTTTCGCCTGGCCTGTGCTATGATAAAGCCGCATGTCTTAGAACGACGACGATAATTCAGGAGGAGCGGGCAATGATGAGAAAATCACCAAACATCGTCGCGTGCGGGGCCCTCCTTCTGGCGGGCCTTTTCACTCTGGCCCTGGGACAGGGGCAGACGGAAGAGCCGGTAGCTACGACGCGAATGTATTCCAATCTCCGATGGAGCGTCGAGCGTAATGCCCTGGTTGGAGCCAATATCCGCATCACCCGGGAGGGTGATGAGATTCGCGGGTCTTATATTGTCTTCGAGCAGAATCCTCAAGGAACTCACTATCGCTTCACCGGAACGGCCCGGGGAGATCATCTCACCTTTACCGTCCGGGTCGCCGGCGCGACGCTTCGCTTCAGCGGTCGGATGACTGAAGACGAGCTGATCGGAAAGATGACCACCATCCGTCCGGATGGAACGCGAGAGGAGAAGGATTTCAAAGCCCGGCGGATGTGGCGACACTAAGGCATGCGAGAGCAAGCCAATCGAGCCAATCGCCATCTATGGATGAGATTCGTCAGCCGCGAATAGAACTGGTTTATTCGATCCTGTGCGATGATGTCCGGCTGGAGGTCGGCAACAAGCTGACGCTCGTCGGGGTGTTTCATGCCATTTATGTTCCCCATGTTCCGGTGACGGTCCTGAAGTTCGCCGTGTTGAACCACTGGCGGGGGGAAGGTCAGTATCTGTCGGAGGTGCGCATTCTCTCGCCCGAGCGCTCTCAGGCGATTGTGGCGTCACATCCGACGAGCTTTCATATTCCGCCCGATGGCTACGCCGACAATGTCACGGTCTTTGCTAACGTGACGTTCCCGGTTGCCGGGGATTATATCGTGCAAACGCTGGTGAACTCGATGCTCTTTGCCGAGCAGCGGCTCCCGGTGGGCGTGCTCCCCTCCGAACCGATGGATCGGATCACCAGCGACCGCATCCATTGAGAACCATGGCCAGGACCGTCCGTCCGAACACGAGGAACCAGCCACCGGCGTCACCCGGAGCCGCTTTTTTGGAACCGGCGGCGGCATCGGACGTGTCAGCCAGTGAGCGTCAGAGTGAGAGGGAGATGTCGGCTCAGGCGAGGGCGATCAGGTGTGAGACCGAGGTGGCGACGGTGGCTTCGCTCCCGTACCACGCGCGCGACGATCATGAGCTGATGGTGGCGACGCGCGCCGGTGATGAATCAGCGTTTTATGAGCTGGTGCGCCGGTACCGCTCGCCCATCACCAACTACATCTATCGGATGGTGAGCGATTACGAGACGGCCGTTGATCTGGCTCAGGAGACGTTCGTGCGCCTCTACACGCACGCCGATCGCTACCGCGCCAATCACCACTTCTCCACCTACATCTACAAAATCGCCAGTAATCTGGCGATCAGCGAGCTGCGGCGGCGAAAACGCTGGAATCTGATCTCGCTCGTCTCCTTCTTCGCCAGTTCGGATGAGACCGACGCCGGTGACGATAAGGATTTGGATCTGCCCGACACGCGACCGCTCCAGGATGCTCAACTGCTGGAGGACGAGCAGCGGCGCGTCGTTCGGCGGGCGGTGGCTTCCTTGCCGGAGAAATACCGGGCCGCCATCATTCTGCGGGACATCGAGGGATTGGAGTACGACCGCATCGCCGCCATTTTGCAGCTCCCGGTGGGAACCGTCAAATCGCGAATTAATCGCGCCCGCAGCTTCCTGCGGGAAAAACTCCGCGCCTATATGCGGGAGAGAGAACCATGACATGTCATCAGGTGAGAGCGCGTTTCGATCCGAGCGACATCGCCTCGGCGGAGGTGACTCACCATCTGGCCCGCTGCGCCGATTGCCGCGCCTACGCTGAGGAGATGCGCCGCGTCTATGACCTGCTGGCCGAGTGGAAACATGAGCGCGTCGCTGTGCCCGAGGACTTTGACGATCGCCTGCGCCACCGTCTGGCCGAGCATCGGGCGATCCCCTCGGTCAGGCGCATCCTCTTCGCCGCTCCTTCGATGGCGCTAGCGGCTTCGCTCCTCGTGGCGACGGTCGCCGGCGTAATTTATTTCCGCATCTCGCAGCAGACACCGCCACAGGTATCGCCTCGTTCGAGCGAAACGGCGACGGCGAACATTCGCCCCGAGACCGGAGCACAGCCGTCCCCATCGCCTGCGCCTTCTCTTCCCTCGTTGTCCGAATCATCGCCACCGAGCGACACGTCCCCGGAGGAAACAGTGGCGGCCGCCGATTCCTTACCGCGCTCCCGTTCATCCGTGGCAGGACATCCCCGGCTGGCGATGGAATCGGCGAGCACGGGAGTCGTCCTGTTCATCCGCGATGAAGAGACCGACGAAGAGAGCATTGTTCCGATTCCCCCTGTGGTGTTTGGCTCCCGTCCTCTCTTTCCGTTGAATGTGAGCACACGACTCATCCGGGAGGAGAAACGAGGAGTGCTATGAGGAAAGGCGAGGACAGCCGGCTCACCGCCATGGTGAAGCACAGATCGTCAGGCAGCCGAGAGCGGTGGCGACTCTGGATCGTCCTTCTGCTCATCGTCTGGGGAGTACCGGCGTTTGCCGAATCCCGGAGCGCAAACCCGGCGCAACAACCGGAGGCGAGGGAGACCCCCTGGCTCGTGACGGTGATTCATCGTGCTCGTGTGAGCGATCTGGTCACGACTTTGCGTCGGCGTGGCCTTCGGGTGGCTGCCCTCGACGGTATCTCGCCGACACAGCACATCACCAACGTGACATCGGGTATTGTGATTGACCCGGCGGGACGAATTCTCGTCCGACTGGCCACCATCAGCCCGGAGGCTCGCCCGGAAGATGTCACCGTCATTACTGCCGATGGACGGACGTTTCATCCGACCCGCATCGGCTGTGACGAAACCAGCGGCTATACCGTCATCGAGGTTCCCGGCTTAGGCATCGCACCGCCGCCTTTCGCTCCGCTGCCGACACCGACCGAGGCGTTGCCGGTTCAGATCATCTCTCAGGTGCCCGATCTGACCGAGGAACACAAGGCTCTGCTGTCTTCGCTGGGCCTGGGGCGAGATGACCGGTTCGCTCTTCCTCAGCCGCCTACTGCGCCACTGAAGTCGGCTTCAGGATCATCCCCGTCCTTGCCCGGTCGAGCCGCACCCTCCCAGCCATCGAAGCTGTGGTCGCTGCGGTGGAAACTCGACTCAGCCCGGCTCGCGCAAAGGATCGTCGGCGACACGGCGGAGAAACATCCCGCCGTCATCGTCGAGGTCTCCGATGACGAATGGTCCGCCGATGGGAGCGTTGTCCTCAACGACAAGAACGAAGTCATCGGCGTCGCCGAGGAAGTGAGTCCGAGGACCTACTTTCTCAATCCCATTGCGACGCTGCGCCAGTTGGTGGAGCAACTGACCCGGCAGATGGCGAAAGCCACGACGGCCACTGCCGAGAAGATTAAAGCCCGCCTGGCCCAAAGCACTCGCAGCACGACGGCTGCCGCAGCGAATATCCTCACGCGCTTCGGCGGATGGCTGGGAATTCGCGCGACGAATCTGGCGGAAACTGATGAGGCCACACGGGCTCGATTGAGAAATCTACCTGAGAAAGCCGTCATCATCACCGATGTTGTCGCCGAAGGTCCGGCGGCCCGCGCCGGAGTGCGAACCGGTGATGTCCTGCTTTCGTTCAACGGGCAGCGCCTCTCCTCGGTGGATCATCTGGCCGAACTGATCGCCACCACGCCAATTGGCCAGGAAGTCACGCTCGATGTCTGGCGCGAGGGGACGCGGCAGGCGATTACGACCCGCATTGAGGATCGCCCCGCATCCTTTGCCGGTGCGCCCACGGAACGGGCCGAGGTACCGGTTTCTGCTCCCCCGCGGCGTCCGTCTGAGCGAACAATCTCCGCATCGGGTGACCACCGACCGTCCTCCCGCATTACGCTCACCCAGCTTGGACTCAAGGTGACCGATTTGACCGAGCAACTGGCGACGTTCTTCGGCGTGGCGGATCGCCCTGGCCCCCTCATCACGGAAGTCACTGCCGGGAGCCCGGCGGCTCGTGCCGGACTCCGAGCGGGAGACATCATCACCGCGATCAACGGCACGCACACGCCCACGCGCCGTGATCTTCTCCGGGTGTTGCGGCTCATTGAATGGCGGGACTCGACTACTCTCTCCGTTGGCCTTGTGCGCGACCGTCAGCCTCTGGTCGTCTCCCTGCGGCTGTCACGATGAGACGCCTTCCGCCTGATCGCTGATGTCACCGAGGAT contains:
- a CDS encoding ATP-binding protein, producing the protein MREIRRLSAEDVYAACDPTVFDFETTASLPPPAGFIGQKRAVSAIRFGLNIESRGYNLFLTGPPGTGKTSLIRAMLDDLARQRPVPGDVCLVNNFRDPDRPRALHLPAGMGRQLKRDMDGFIARLREEIPKALQSKEYEDQQAEIVRRYQESSAALFAQLEQRASREGIQFRITPTGIVTRPLVNGKPISQEEYDALPETVREALRRRLQEFNEEIARLLDDVRALERQARERAEELERLTLLFIVRQFADELKRRYSDYPEVLDYLDQVQESVLENREVFKRKPEAEPTPGLRVEETSPFVPYQVNVLVDNSDTQGAPIVFEPNPTYTNMFGAIEREARFGALVTDFTKIKAGSILRANGGFLVVEALDVLKYPFVWDSLKRVVESGELRIEDVATQYGLVSTTGLRPEPIAVDVKIVLIGSPLLHLLLYTFDEDFRKLFKVKADFDTQMDRTPENLLQYAYFIKSCCDREGLAHFDRDAVAAIIEYSSRLAGDQTKLSTQFGEVSDVLREASFWARQAGHAQVTRADVERAIEEKIFRSNRVEERIQEMIARGDILVDVTGAVPGQINGLAVLSLGDYSFGRPTRITCETFMGREGVINIERRSRLSGNIHDKGVLILSGYVGARYAQDKPLSLAASLCFEQSYEMVEGDSASAAELIALLSSLAGVPLKQNIAITGSVNQKGQIQPIGGVNEKVEGFYYVCKAKGLTGDQGVIIPHQNVKNLMLRREVVEAIREGKFHIYPVATVDEAVEILTGMEAGEKDAHGQFPEGTFNYRVNERLRQLARELKELARAREEKEEQDGQ
- a CDS encoding sigma-70 family RNA polymerase sigma factor; this translates as MATVASLPYHARDDHELMVATRAGDESAFYELVRRYRSPITNYIYRMVSDYETAVDLAQETFVRLYTHADRYRANHHFSTYIYKIASNLAISELRRRKRWNLISLVSFFASSDETDAGDDKDLDLPDTRPLQDAQLLEDEQRRVVRRAVASLPEKYRAAIILRDIEGLEYDRIAAILQLPVGTVKSRINRARSFLREKLRAYMREREP
- a CDS encoding PDZ domain-containing protein, whose amino-acid sequence is MRKGEDSRLTAMVKHRSSGSRERWRLWIVLLLIVWGVPAFAESRSANPAQQPEARETPWLVTVIHRARVSDLVTTLRRRGLRVAALDGISPTQHITNVTSGIVIDPAGRILVRLATISPEARPEDVTVITADGRTFHPTRIGCDETSGYTVIEVPGLGIAPPPFAPLPTPTEALPVQIISQVPDLTEEHKALLSSLGLGRDDRFALPQPPTAPLKSASGSSPSLPGRAAPSQPSKLWSLRWKLDSARLAQRIVGDTAEKHPAVIVEVSDDEWSADGSVVLNDKNEVIGVAEEVSPRTYFLNPIATLRQLVEQLTRQMAKATTATAEKIKARLAQSTRSTTAAAANILTRFGGWLGIRATNLAETDEATRARLRNLPEKAVIITDVVAEGPAARAGVRTGDVLLSFNGQRLSSVDHLAELIATTPIGQEVTLDVWREGTRQAITTRIEDRPASFAGAPTERAEVPVSAPPRRPSERTISASGDHRPSSRITLTQLGLKVTDLTEQLATFFGVADRPGPLITEVTAGSPAARAGLRAGDIITAINGTHTPTRRDLLRVLRLIEWRDSTTLSVGLVRDRQPLVVSLRLSR